A part of Geothrix oryzae genomic DNA contains:
- a CDS encoding M16 family metallopeptidase, with amino-acid sequence MPFSRRLILPLCGALAFALVAGDAPKPATSAAKATSRSKAPKATAAQAPLPAPVKVTAVEGITEYRLANGLRVLLFPDASKATITTNITYLVGSRHENYGETGMAHLLEHLVFKPSKNFSGKDGTMTPVQALNKVGARFNGTTWLDRTNYFVTFPSTDENLKLILDLEADRMVHANIDQKDLWDPAEKKGEMTVVRNEMEGGENSPFRITLQRTMATAYEWHNYGKSTIGARSDVEHVNIDRLRAFYRNYYQPDNAVFLVAGKFDEAKTLVEINERLGRIPKPTRTLEPTYTLDPTQDGERSVIIRRVGDVQMLMAAYHIPAGTDPDFPALEVLGQILADTPGGRLHKALVDTKRATFVFPFVNGTKEPGLAIFGTQLPKDSNGEEAKAILLKTLEESAAQPFTQEEVDRARQQILKQVDLHLNESDRLGVALSEYIAEGDWRLFFLQRDRYKQLTVAQVQAAATKYLKRENRTLGQFVPTEKPDRAEIPAMVDAAALVKDYKGQAAVAKGDAFEASPANIDASTRRFTTVAGMKVALLPKKTRGESVNLQLVLRLGSEASLKDKDIPGSMAAQMLMRGSVKHTRQQIQDTLDKLKAEVSLFGDGENVRAVVTTTRPNLAAVLDLLAEIVKEPAFDKEEFSKLVSETAASIESNKKEPAFLAQTALRMHLDPYPQGHLRHVMGLEESIAAIKGAKLEDAKAFHQAFYGTSAGELSVVGDFDAAAVQGQVQTLFGAWKAHEPFQRMPQRLKAGLQPLSAKLETPEKAQAFFIAALPMPVKDSDPDYPALVLGNHLLGGGSINSRIANRLRQKEGLSYGAGSQFQASALDAVGQWMAYAIYAPENLERLESAFRQELALANEKGFTAEEIAAAKTSWLQSQATGRAQDRQLCMRLNADLFNGRTQAFQADLEKKVQALGNDEILAALRKHLDPAKLNVVRAGDFAKGAKK; translated from the coding sequence ATGCCCTTCTCCCGTCGACTCATCTTGCCCTTGTGCGGGGCTTTGGCCTTCGCGCTGGTGGCGGGAGACGCCCCCAAGCCCGCCACTTCCGCGGCAAAGGCCACCTCCAGGTCGAAAGCGCCCAAGGCCACCGCGGCCCAGGCGCCCCTGCCCGCCCCCGTCAAGGTGACGGCGGTGGAGGGCATCACCGAGTACCGCCTCGCCAACGGCCTGCGCGTGCTGCTCTTCCCGGATGCCAGCAAGGCCACCATCACGACCAACATCACCTACCTGGTGGGCAGCCGCCACGAGAACTACGGCGAGACCGGCATGGCCCACCTGCTGGAGCACCTGGTCTTCAAGCCCAGCAAGAACTTCAGCGGCAAGGACGGCACGATGACGCCCGTGCAGGCCCTGAACAAGGTCGGCGCCCGCTTCAACGGCACCACCTGGCTGGACCGCACCAACTACTTCGTGACCTTCCCCTCCACGGACGAGAACCTGAAGCTGATCCTCGACCTGGAAGCGGACCGCATGGTCCACGCGAACATCGACCAGAAGGACCTCTGGGATCCCGCCGAGAAGAAGGGCGAGATGACCGTGGTCCGCAACGAGATGGAAGGCGGCGAGAACAGCCCGTTCCGCATCACCCTGCAGCGCACCATGGCCACCGCCTACGAGTGGCACAACTACGGGAAGTCCACCATCGGCGCCCGCAGCGATGTCGAGCATGTGAACATCGACCGCCTGCGCGCCTTCTACCGGAACTACTACCAGCCGGACAACGCCGTGTTCCTGGTGGCCGGCAAGTTCGACGAGGCCAAGACCCTCGTCGAGATCAACGAGCGGCTCGGCCGCATCCCCAAGCCCACCCGCACCCTCGAGCCCACCTACACGCTGGATCCCACCCAGGACGGCGAGCGCAGCGTCATCATCCGCCGGGTCGGCGATGTCCAGATGCTGATGGCCGCCTACCACATTCCGGCGGGCACCGATCCCGACTTCCCCGCGCTGGAGGTCCTGGGGCAGATCCTGGCAGACACGCCGGGCGGGCGCCTGCACAAGGCGCTGGTCGACACCAAGCGCGCCACCTTCGTCTTCCCCTTCGTCAACGGCACCAAGGAACCCGGCCTGGCCATCTTCGGCACCCAGCTGCCCAAGGACAGCAACGGGGAGGAAGCCAAGGCCATCCTGCTCAAGACGCTGGAGGAATCCGCCGCGCAGCCCTTCACCCAGGAAGAGGTGGATCGGGCCCGGCAGCAGATCCTGAAGCAGGTGGACCTGCACCTGAACGAGAGCGACCGCCTGGGCGTGGCGCTCTCCGAGTACATCGCCGAGGGTGACTGGCGCCTCTTCTTCCTCCAGCGGGACCGGTACAAGCAGCTGACCGTGGCCCAGGTCCAGGCCGCGGCGACCAAATACCTGAAGCGCGAGAACCGCACCCTGGGCCAGTTCGTTCCCACGGAAAAGCCCGACCGCGCCGAGATCCCGGCCATGGTGGACGCCGCCGCCCTCGTGAAGGACTACAAGGGCCAGGCCGCCGTGGCGAAGGGCGATGCCTTCGAGGCCTCCCCGGCCAACATCGACGCCAGCACCCGGCGGTTCACCACCGTGGCGGGCATGAAGGTCGCCCTGCTGCCCAAGAAGACCCGCGGCGAGAGCGTCAACCTGCAGCTGGTCCTCCGCCTGGGCAGCGAAGCCAGCCTGAAGGACAAGGACATCCCCGGCAGCATGGCCGCGCAGATGCTGATGCGCGGCAGCGTCAAGCACACCCGCCAGCAGATCCAGGACACGCTCGACAAGCTGAAGGCCGAAGTCTCCCTCTTCGGAGACGGGGAGAATGTCCGGGCCGTGGTCACCACCACCCGGCCCAACCTGGCCGCGGTGCTGGATCTGCTCGCGGAGATCGTGAAGGAGCCCGCCTTCGACAAGGAGGAGTTCTCCAAGCTGGTCAGCGAGACGGCCGCCTCCATCGAATCCAACAAGAAGGAACCCGCGTTCCTGGCCCAGACCGCCCTGCGGATGCACCTGGATCCCTATCCCCAGGGCCACCTCCGCCATGTCATGGGCCTCGAGGAGAGCATCGCCGCGATCAAGGGCGCGAAGCTGGAGGACGCCAAGGCCTTCCACCAGGCCTTCTACGGCACCTCCGCCGGCGAGCTGTCCGTGGTCGGCGACTTCGACGCCGCCGCCGTCCAGGGCCAGGTCCAGACGCTCTTCGGCGCCTGGAAGGCCCATGAGCCCTTCCAGCGCATGCCCCAGCGGCTGAAGGCCGGCCTGCAGCCCCTGAGCGCCAAGCTCGAGACCCCGGAAAAGGCCCAGGCCTTCTTCATCGCGGCCCTCCCCATGCCCGTGAAGGACAGCGACCCGGACTACCCCGCCCTGGTGCTGGGCAACCACCTCCTGGGCGGCGGCTCCATCAACAGCCGCATCGCGAACCGCCTCCGCCAGAAGGAAGGCCTGTCCTACGGCGCGGGCTCCCAGTTCCAGGCCAGCGCCCTGGACGCGGTCGGTCAGTGGATGGCCTATGCCATCTACGCCCCCGAGAACCTGGAGCGGCTGGAATCCGCCTTCCGGCAGGAGCTGGCCCTGGCGAACGAGAAGGGCTTCACCGCCGAGGAGATCGCCGCCGCCAAGACCAGCTGGCTCCAGTCCCAGGCCACGGGCCGGGCCCAGGATCGCCAGCTCTGCATGCGTCTCAACGCCGACCTGTTCAACGGCCGCACGCAGGCCTTCCAGGCCGACCTCGAGAAGAAGGTCCAGGCCCTCGGCAACGACGAGATCCTGGCCGCCCTCAGGAAGCACCTCGATCCCGCCAAGCTGAATGTGGTCCGCGCAGGCGATTTCGCCAAGGGCGCCAAGAAGTAG
- a CDS encoding pseudouridine synthase produces the protein MARIEREWQAEHEGAALASELHRVMVISHRQAKGFIDGRCVTVNDQLAEKHGQRLKVGDKVKVAFDPEQTYEVLPPARKLQAGPYETLWEDTHLLFVFKPAGLLTVPAEKPGEPSLAEAITESYRRRGFKRFNLYIVHRLDRFTSGVLVFAKTPEALHGLKKHFELHRLQRVYFAILVGELPENSGTLAGHLIEHAKSLKMSVATVRKGPGGGKRMPAGAKEAVTHYRVIERLPGHTVVEVKLETGRRNQIRVQFADRGYPLLGDQVYGVESPLLDRQALHAELLGFKHPVTEEQVTVTAPMPADMEAALKALRNQARIVRASTGVKGEEGIFQPTESRDHKLKRVARAKRYDEQEGAPARPMRPRREDGDTRPHRPSGPNDRPARPRRDGEDERPRRTFGSTDRPTRPRREDGDARPHRPSGPNDRPARPRRDGEDERPRRTFGAADRPTRPRREDGDARPHRPSGPNDRPARPRRDGEDERPRRTFGAADRPARPRREDGDARPRRPSGPNDRPARPRREDGEARPRRTFGAADRPSGPRREGPADRPTRKPAPRTGKPKPRKP, from the coding sequence ATGGCACGCATCGAACGGGAATGGCAGGCGGAGCACGAAGGCGCGGCCTTGGCTTCGGAACTGCACAGGGTGATGGTGATCAGCCACCGCCAGGCCAAGGGTTTCATCGATGGCCGCTGCGTGACCGTGAACGACCAGCTCGCCGAGAAGCACGGCCAGCGGCTCAAGGTCGGCGACAAGGTCAAGGTGGCCTTCGACCCCGAGCAGACCTACGAGGTGCTGCCCCCCGCCCGCAAGCTCCAGGCCGGCCCCTATGAAACGCTGTGGGAGGACACCCACCTGCTCTTCGTGTTCAAGCCTGCGGGCCTGCTCACCGTGCCGGCGGAAAAGCCGGGCGAACCCAGCCTGGCCGAGGCCATCACCGAGTCCTATCGCCGCCGCGGCTTCAAGCGCTTCAACCTCTACATCGTGCACCGCCTCGACCGCTTCACCAGCGGCGTGCTGGTCTTCGCCAAGACTCCCGAGGCCCTCCACGGCCTGAAGAAGCACTTCGAGCTGCACCGCCTCCAGCGGGTCTATTTCGCGATCCTCGTGGGCGAGCTGCCCGAAAACAGCGGCACCCTGGCCGGCCATCTCATCGAGCACGCCAAGTCCCTGAAGATGTCCGTGGCCACGGTCCGCAAGGGCCCCGGCGGCGGCAAGCGCATGCCCGCCGGCGCCAAGGAGGCCGTGACCCACTACCGCGTGATCGAGCGCCTGCCGGGCCATACCGTGGTGGAAGTGAAGCTGGAGACGGGCCGCCGCAACCAGATCCGCGTGCAGTTCGCCGACCGGGGCTACCCCCTGCTGGGCGATCAGGTCTACGGCGTGGAGAGCCCCCTGCTCGACCGCCAGGCCCTGCATGCCGAGCTGCTGGGCTTCAAGCATCCCGTCACCGAGGAGCAGGTCACCGTCACCGCCCCCATGCCCGCGGACATGGAAGCCGCCCTCAAGGCCCTCCGCAACCAGGCCCGCATCGTCCGCGCCAGCACCGGCGTGAAGGGCGAGGAGGGCATTTTCCAGCCCACGGAGAGCCGCGACCACAAGCTCAAGCGCGTGGCCCGCGCCAAGCGCTACGACGAGCAGGAGGGCGCGCCCGCCCGCCCCATGCGCCCCCGGCGCGAGGATGGCGACACCCGGCCCCACCGGCCCTCCGGCCCGAACGACCGCCCGGCCCGGCCCCGCCGCGACGGTGAAGACGAACGCCCCCGCCGCACCTTTGGCAGCACGGACCGTCCCACCCGTCCCCGGCGCGAGGACGGCGATGCCCGCCCCCACCGGCCTTCCGGCCCGAACGACCGCCCGGCCCGGCCCCGCCGCGACGGTGAAGACGAACGCCCCCGCCGCACCTTCGGCGCCGCGGATCGTCCCACCCGCCCTCGACGCGAGGACGGCGATGCCCGCCCCCACCGGCCCTCAGGCCCGAACGACCGCCCCGCCCGGCCCCGCCGCGACGGTGAAGACGAACGCCCCCGCCGGACCTTCGGCGCCGCGGATCGTCCCGCCCGCCCCCGGCGCGAGGACGGCGACGCAAGGCCCCGTCGGCCCTCTGGCCCGAATGACCGTCCGGCCCGGCCTCGCCGCGAGGATGGTGAAGCCCGGCCCCGCCGGACCTTCGGCGCCGCGGACCGTCCCTCCGGCCCCCGGCGGGAAGGCCCCGCCGACCGCCCGACGCGCAAGCCCGCGCCCCGGACGGGAAAGCCCAAGCCGCGAAAACCCTAA
- a CDS encoding 4a-hydroxytetrahydrobiopterin dehydratase, with protein sequence MSKDLVSPDAMEAFLKAHPDWVAQGDAHGLTLRRRYVFSAYPRGLGFVVAAAEHAEKVDHHPDLTLGYRWVVAVLTTHVSLGVTQRDLDLAEALDRLYQEHI encoded by the coding sequence ATGTCCAAGGATCTGGTGAGTCCCGACGCCATGGAGGCCTTCCTGAAGGCGCACCCCGATTGGGTCGCGCAGGGGGACGCCCACGGCCTGACTCTCCGCCGGCGCTATGTGTTCTCCGCCTATCCCCGCGGTCTCGGATTCGTGGTGGCAGCCGCCGAACATGCCGAGAAGGTGGACCACCATCCCGACCTCACCCTCGGCTACCGCTGGGTGGTGGCCGTCCTCACCACCCATGTCAGCCTCGGCGTCACCCAGCGGGACCTGGATCTGGCCGAGGCGCTGGACCGCTTGTACCAGGAGCACATCTAG